A stretch of the Archangium violaceum genome encodes the following:
- a CDS encoding chaperonin produces MAKTQRGGQVMKVARQVKGTAGRAVAKAARPVRKVQVTLGDLIAAAMDVAGETKAAAKLVSSRAMEEVTGRHIVFVG; encoded by the coding sequence ATGGCGAAGACCCAGCGTGGTGGACAGGTGATGAAGGTGGCGCGGCAGGTGAAGGGGACGGCGGGGCGGGCAGTGGCGAAGGCGGCCCGGCCAGTGCGCAAGGTGCAGGTGACCCTGGGTGATTTGATCGCCGCGGCCATGGACGTGGCGGGCGAGACGAAGGCCGCCGCGAAGCTGGTGTCGTCGCGCGCGATGGAAGAAGTGACGGGACGTCACATCGTGTTCGTGGGTTGA
- the msrA gene encoding peptide-methionine (S)-S-oxide reductase MsrA: MWRILNPNKLKLPTPEEALPGRPTRMAVPKKHYVNGAPLEPPFPEGLEQIDLGLGCFWGAERKFWQTPGVYSTSVGYAGGLTPNPTYEEVCSGRTGHTEVVRVVYDPKQVSLETLLKVFWESHDPTQGMRQGNDVGTQYRSAIYWHTDAQRKAIEASREAYQKVLTNAGYGAITTELRPAPEFYYAEDYHQQYLAKNPNGYCGLGGTGVSCPVGVAAAT; encoded by the coding sequence ATGTGGCGGATCCTCAATCCCAACAAGCTGAAGCTTCCGACGCCGGAGGAGGCCCTGCCGGGCCGTCCCACCCGGATGGCGGTTCCCAAGAAGCATTACGTCAACGGCGCGCCGTTGGAGCCCCCCTTCCCGGAGGGCCTGGAGCAGATCGATCTCGGTCTGGGCTGCTTCTGGGGCGCCGAACGCAAGTTCTGGCAGACGCCCGGCGTGTACTCCACCTCCGTGGGCTACGCGGGCGGCCTCACGCCGAACCCCACCTATGAGGAGGTGTGCTCCGGCCGCACCGGCCACACCGAGGTGGTGCGCGTGGTGTACGACCCGAAGCAGGTCTCCCTCGAGACGCTGCTCAAGGTCTTCTGGGAGAGCCACGATCCCACCCAGGGCATGCGCCAGGGCAACGACGTGGGCACCCAGTACCGCTCGGCCATCTACTGGCACACCGACGCGCAGAGGAAGGCGATCGAAGCCTCGCGCGAGGCCTACCAGAAGGTGCTCACGAACGCGGGCTACGGTGCCATCACCACGGAGCTGCGCCCGGCGCCCGAATTCTATTACGCCGAGGACTACCACCAGCAGTACCTGGCGAAGAACCCGAACGGGTACTGCGGCCTGGGGGGCACCGGCGTGAGCTGCCCCGTGGGCGTGGCCGCCGCGACGTAA
- a CDS encoding ABC transporter permease, with the protein MYRRIEANLLAMADNLRLALGTFLGNPLRSLLTLLGIVIGVTTVITMMALIEGLRLKVNNDLSQLGANSFQVSKWPSGFGRVNWRMYAKRKDLTLEDLRAVQEFCPSVGVVSAADTKGGQKLSTSSVETRPSVRVTGSTAEYIDTSGISIASGRFFGQVEAVDGRQVAVLGLDVVDTLFPGMEPLGQEIRIKGRPFTVVGVLQRRGSFLGMMSMDNVVFVPLRAYETLYGTVNSVSLTVQARSPELLSKAQEEVTNLLRRRRDVAPLAPNDFEVRTNESMTETFNSLSQVITIASFGVCLLSLVVGGIGILNIMLVSVTERTKEIGVRKALGARKWRILGQFATEAVMMSLMGGAIGVGLGYGLAFLARWMLGFNTVVPGWAVALSLGMSSGVGLVFGIYPAARAARLDPVEAMRSE; encoded by the coding sequence ATGTACCGACGCATCGAGGCCAACCTATTGGCGATGGCCGACAACCTGCGGTTGGCCCTGGGGACGTTCCTGGGCAACCCGCTGCGTTCGCTGCTCACGCTGCTGGGCATCGTCATCGGCGTGACGACGGTCATCACCATGATGGCCCTCATCGAGGGCCTGCGCCTCAAGGTGAACAACGACCTGTCGCAGCTGGGCGCCAACAGCTTCCAGGTGAGCAAGTGGCCCTCGGGCTTCGGCCGGGTGAACTGGCGGATGTACGCCAAGCGCAAGGATCTGACGCTGGAGGACCTGCGCGCCGTCCAGGAGTTCTGCCCCTCGGTGGGCGTGGTGTCCGCGGCGGACACCAAGGGGGGCCAGAAACTCTCCACCTCGAGCGTGGAGACGCGTCCCTCGGTGCGCGTCACGGGCTCCACGGCCGAGTACATCGACACCAGCGGCATCTCCATCGCCTCGGGGCGCTTCTTCGGCCAGGTGGAGGCCGTGGACGGGCGTCAGGTCGCGGTGCTGGGGCTGGACGTGGTGGACACGCTCTTCCCGGGCATGGAGCCGCTCGGCCAGGAGATCCGCATCAAGGGCCGCCCCTTCACCGTGGTGGGGGTGCTGCAGCGGCGCGGCAGCTTCCTGGGCATGATGAGCATGGACAACGTGGTCTTCGTGCCGCTGCGCGCCTATGAGACGCTCTATGGGACGGTGAACTCGGTGAGCCTGACGGTGCAGGCCCGGTCGCCGGAGCTGCTCTCCAAGGCGCAGGAGGAGGTGACGAACCTGCTGCGCCGCCGGCGCGACGTGGCTCCGCTGGCGCCCAACGACTTCGAGGTGCGCACCAACGAGTCGATGACCGAGACCTTCAACAGCCTGTCCCAGGTGATCACCATCGCCAGCTTCGGGGTGTGCCTGCTGTCGCTGGTGGTGGGCGGCATCGGCATCCTCAACATCATGCTGGTGTCGGTGACGGAGCGGACGAAGGAGATCGGTGTCCGCAAGGCGCTGGGCGCGCGCAAGTGGCGCATCCTCGGCCAGTTCGCCACCGAGGCGGTGATGATGTCGCTGATGGGTGGCGCCATCGGCGTGGGGCTCGGCTACGGGCTGGCCTTCCTCGCGAGGTGGATGCTGGGCTTCAACACCGTGGTGCCCGGCTGGGCCGTGGCGCTCTCGCTGGGGATGAGCTCGGGCGTGGGGCTCGTGTTCGGCATCTACCCCGCGGCGCGTGCCGCGAGGTTGGATCCGGTGGAGGCCATGCGCTCGGAGTAG
- a CDS encoding ABC transporter permease: MSRAVRVDVLEGARIALFSLGANRMRTVLTTVGIGIGVATLLAIIGIIQGLNASFDKQLASIGSNTLYVSKFPWVMKGDWWLYRNRKNFTLPQVEQIRAQSTYITAISPYVNRTGDVAFGGEQLSSVDIGGVRQEYFSIGSFQVVAGRTLTEADDATSRPVVVIGASVAEGLFPGLDPVGRSVRIDGRPFQVVGTLSRKGKLLDEDQDLIVLMPFKTFYSTFGKSRPFSIAIAVERAEDVRKAEDQLIGILRRVRSTPPEAPDDFSINRPEQLAQTYEQLTGALYGVALGVGFITMLVGGIGIMNIMLVSVRERTREIGIRRALGARKRTIVVQFLMEASAVSAVGGLLGTVVGLGTAKLVSLITPLAADVQWLTIVGGVGFAALVGLLFGIWPAARAANLDPVEALRYE, encoded by the coding sequence ATGAGCAGGGCGGTGCGCGTGGATGTGCTCGAGGGGGCGCGCATCGCGCTCTTCTCGCTGGGGGCCAACCGGATGCGCACGGTGCTCACCACGGTGGGCATTGGCATCGGCGTGGCCACGCTGTTGGCCATCATCGGCATCATCCAGGGGCTCAACGCCTCCTTCGACAAACAGCTGGCCTCCATCGGCTCCAACACCCTCTACGTCTCCAAGTTCCCCTGGGTGATGAAGGGCGACTGGTGGCTGTACCGCAACCGGAAGAACTTCACCCTGCCGCAGGTGGAGCAGATCCGCGCGCAGTCGACGTACATCACCGCCATCTCGCCCTACGTGAACCGCACCGGGGACGTGGCCTTCGGGGGCGAGCAGCTGTCCTCCGTGGACATTGGCGGGGTGAGGCAGGAGTACTTCTCCATCGGCTCCTTCCAGGTGGTGGCCGGCCGTACCCTCACCGAGGCGGACGACGCCACCTCCCGGCCCGTGGTCGTCATCGGCGCCTCAGTGGCGGAGGGGCTCTTCCCGGGGTTGGATCCCGTGGGCCGCTCCGTCCGCATCGACGGCCGGCCCTTCCAGGTGGTGGGGACGCTGTCGCGCAAGGGCAAGCTCCTGGATGAAGACCAGGATCTGATCGTGCTGATGCCCTTCAAGACGTTCTACTCCACCTTCGGCAAGAGCCGCCCCTTCAGCATCGCCATCGCGGTGGAGCGCGCGGAGGACGTGCGCAAGGCGGAGGATCAGCTCATCGGCATCCTGCGGCGCGTGCGGAGCACGCCCCCGGAGGCCCCGGACGACTTCTCCATCAACCGTCCGGAGCAGCTGGCGCAGACGTACGAGCAGCTCACCGGTGCGCTCTATGGCGTGGCCCTGGGCGTGGGTTTCATCACCATGCTGGTGGGTGGCATCGGCATCATGAACATCATGCTGGTGTCGGTGCGCGAGCGGACGCGGGAGATCGGCATCCGGCGCGCGCTCGGGGCCCGCAAGCGCACCATCGTGGTGCAGTTCCTCATGGAGGCCTCCGCCGTGTCCGCGGTGGGCGGCCTGCTGGGCACGGTGGTGGGGCTGGGGACGGCCAAGCTGGTGTCCCTCATCACCCCGCTGGCGGCGGACGTGCAGTGGCTCACCATCGTGGGCGGCGTGGGCTTCGCCGCGCTGGTGGGACTGCTGTTCGGCATCTGGCCGGCGGCGCGGGCCGCGAACCTGGATCCGGTGGAAGCCCTCCGCTACGAGTGA
- a CDS encoding ABC transporter ATP-binding protein: protein MSESNGAGDSRLIDVQDVTRVFHVGGEEVRALRGVSFGISRGEWVAIIGQSGSGKSTLMNVLGCLDTPSSGRYLLNHKDVSRMTDDELAVVRNEEIGFIFQTFQLLPRETALANVELPLVYRGMRARERRERAKAALAKVHLEHRMHHRPNELSGGQRQRVAIARALVAEPSMLLADEPTGNLDSATGEEIVRLFEELHRAGNTLVLVTHEPKLAARCPRAIRLSDGQIVADGPGRQVALGDVPQTQAVGGA from the coding sequence GTGAGCGAGTCCAACGGCGCCGGGGACTCCCGGCTCATCGATGTGCAGGACGTCACCCGTGTCTTCCACGTGGGCGGCGAGGAGGTGCGCGCGCTGCGCGGCGTCTCCTTCGGCATCAGCCGCGGCGAGTGGGTGGCCATCATCGGCCAGTCCGGCTCGGGCAAGAGCACGCTGATGAACGTGCTGGGCTGCCTGGACACGCCCAGCAGCGGCCGCTACCTGCTCAACCACAAGGATGTGTCGCGCATGACGGACGACGAGCTCGCCGTGGTGCGCAACGAGGAGATCGGCTTCATCTTCCAGACGTTCCAGCTGCTGCCGCGCGAGACGGCGCTGGCCAACGTGGAACTGCCGCTGGTCTACCGGGGCATGCGGGCCAGGGAGCGGCGCGAGCGGGCCAAGGCCGCGCTGGCGAAGGTGCACCTGGAGCACCGCATGCACCACAGGCCCAACGAGCTGTCCGGTGGTCAGCGCCAGCGCGTGGCCATCGCCCGGGCGCTGGTGGCCGAGCCCTCCATGCTCCTGGCGGACGAGCCCACGGGCAACCTGGACTCGGCCACGGGTGAGGAGATCGTCCGGCTGTTCGAGGAGCTGCACCGCGCGGGCAACACGCTGGTGCTCGTCACGCACGAGCCGAAGCTGGCGGCGCGCTGCCCGAGGGCCATCCGGCTCAGTGACGGGCAGATCGTCGCGGACGGCCCCGGGCGTCAGGTGGCCCTGGGCGACGTGCCCCAGACGCAGGCCGTGGGGGGCGCATGA